A genomic region of Bacillota bacterium contains the following coding sequences:
- a CDS encoding NAD(+)/NADH kinase yields MKGVGIIPNWQKKNALEVVEKVRSFFESEGIPVIVMERDDGKRKTLLSERLGDWHGKIEMLIVVGGDGTILKVGRDLASWGLPILGINVGHKGFLAEMEVEGLPRYLPNIISGDYLISERIMLKATVVRGGKEISSFSAMNDVVITKGPFSRIIRLDVNIDREFLESYTGDGIIISTPTGSTGYSLSAGGPIVNPVLDVIVITPICPHSFSNRSVIVDGSEAIQINVSTAQSDIVLTVDGQVGFVLSDEDHVVVSRSPIKTLLVDFKNRSFYSLLGLKLKE; encoded by the coding sequence TTGAAAGGTGTAGGCATAATCCCCAACTGGCAGAAAAAAAATGCTTTGGAAGTGGTTGAAAAAGTCCGTTCTTTTTTCGAGAGTGAAGGTATACCCGTGATCGTGATGGAGAGGGACGATGGAAAACGCAAAACTTTGCTGTCCGAACGGTTGGGGGATTGGCATGGCAAAATAGAGATGCTCATTGTGGTCGGGGGCGACGGCACGATCCTGAAAGTGGGGCGGGACCTCGCTTCCTGGGGGTTGCCCATTCTGGGCATCAATGTGGGGCATAAAGGTTTTCTGGCGGAGATGGAGGTTGAGGGGTTGCCGCGTTATCTGCCGAACATCATTTCCGGCGATTACCTGATCAGCGAACGCATCATGCTGAAAGCCACAGTCGTGCGCGGGGGGAAGGAAATCAGCTCCTTCAGTGCCATGAACGATGTGGTGATCACCAAGGGGCCGTTCTCCCGCATCATCCGCCTCGATGTCAATATTGACCGCGAGTTCCTGGAAAGCTACACCGGCGACGGGATCATCATTTCAACCCCGACAGGATCCACCGGTTATTCTCTTTCAGCAGGGGGGCCGATCGTGAACCCGGTTCTCGACGTCATCGTGATCACGCCGATCTGCCCGCACAGTTTCTCCAACCGCTCTGTCATCGTGGACGGTTCAGAGGCGATTCAGATCAACGTTTCCACCGCACAATCGGATATCGTGCTGACTGTCGACGGCCAGGTGGGCTTCGTCCTCTCGGATGAAGATCATGTTGTGGTATCCCGATCGCCGATAAAAACATTGCTGGTTGATTTCAAAAACAGGTCATTTTACAGCCTTCTGGGCCTCAAGCTGAAAGAGTGA
- a CDS encoding acyl-CoA dehydrogenase, producing MIFELTQEQQAMQKMARDFAENEIKPLAAEFDERDEMPEDLIREMVKQGFASISIPEEYGGGGMDELTVSLVTEELGRGCAGIATAVGANSLACYPILIAGSEEQKKKYLTMACEGSFACFCLTEPGAGSDVGSISTTAIKDGEDYIINGTKCFITNGAVADFYVVFAVTDPQRGARTLTPFVVERGTPGLSAGKKEKKMGIRASNTSEVIFEDVRVSAGNRLGKEGGGFRTAMRTFDLSRPMIGGLSVGIARAAYEAASAYARERVQFGKPIIQQQAVSFMLADMVMKIEAARLLVWKAASLAPGGERKTSAYSSMAKALASDVAMEVTTDAVQVLGGYGYTREYPVEKYMRDAKIMQIFEGTNQIQRLVIADGIAKGLI from the coding sequence ATGATTTTCGAATTGACCCAGGAACAACAGGCCATGCAGAAGATGGCCCGCGACTTTGCCGAGAATGAGATCAAGCCCCTGGCGGCGGAATTTGATGAGAGGGACGAGATGCCGGAGGATCTGATACGCGAGATGGTGAAGCAGGGGTTTGCATCCATTTCCATCCCCGAGGAATACGGCGGCGGTGGCATGGACGAGCTGACCGTAAGTCTGGTTACCGAAGAACTGGGGCGTGGGTGTGCCGGCATCGCCACGGCGGTGGGTGCAAATTCGCTGGCCTGTTATCCGATCCTCATTGCCGGGAGCGAGGAACAGAAGAAAAAATATCTTACCATGGCTTGCGAGGGAAGTTTTGCCTGCTTCTGCCTGACCGAGCCCGGCGCCGGGTCGGATGTTGGTTCGATTTCCACCACGGCGATCAAGGATGGTGAAGATTACATCATAAATGGCACCAAGTGTTTTATCACCAACGGGGCCGTTGCCGATTTCTACGTTGTCTTTGCTGTTACCGATCCGCAGAGGGGGGCGCGCACCCTTACTCCATTTGTTGTCGAACGGGGTACGCCCGGCCTTTCTGCCGGAAAGAAAGAAAAGAAGATGGGAATCCGGGCCAGCAACACTTCGGAGGTTATCTTCGAGGATGTCAGGGTCTCCGCCGGGAACCGCCTGGGAAAGGAAGGCGGTGGTTTCCGCACGGCGATGCGCACGTTTGACCTCTCCCGTCCCATGATCGGTGGTCTGTCCGTGGGCATTGCCCGCGCCGCTTACGAGGCGGCATCCGCATATGCCCGCGAGAGGGTCCAGTTCGGGAAGCCGATCATCCAGCAGCAGGCTGTCTCTTTCATGCTTGCGGACATGGTGATGAAGATCGAAGCGGCCCGTCTTCTGGTCTGGAAAGCAGCCAGCCTGGCTCCTGGCGGGGAACGAAAGACATCGGCATATTCATCGATGGCCAAGGCGCTGGCCTCGGATGTGGCCATGGAGGTGACCACGGATGCGGTCCAGGTTCTGGGCGGGTACGGGTACACCAGGGAATACCCGGTGGAAAAATACATGCGCGATGCCAAGATAATGCAGATATTCGAGGGCACCAATCAGATTCAACGCCTTGTGATTGCCGATGGTATTGCCAAGGGCCTGATTTGA
- a CDS encoding 1-deoxy-D-xylulose-5-phosphate synthase: MAGILDRVQDPSDLKKMQKEELDQLSAEIRDFLIEVVSANGGHLSSSLGAVELAVALHHVFSSPRDKIIWDVGHQSYAHKVLTGRKKVFDTLRMQGGISGFPHREESEHDVYGTGHSSTSISAALGLAEARELKGEDCHVIAVIGDGALTGGMAFEALNHAGALKRDMIVILNDNNMSIDHNVGSISSYLGRIRTSPGYTRLKEKITLFLHHVPLIGPLIAGATSRLKSALKQLLIPGMLFEELGFTYLGPVDGHDIKKLIAILQRAARKKGPVLIHALTQKGKGYIHAEKNPAEFHGVGPFDVSRGLSSPVLQRAPTYTEVFGRTLLELAEKDERLVAITAAMTAGTGLESFAARFPERFYDVGIAEAHAITLAAGLAVGGMKPVAAIYSTFMQRAYDQVIHELGVQKIPVVLALDRAGIVGRDGETHQGVFDLSYLRHIPNLSIMAPKDENELCHMLKTAFDHEEGPVAIRYPRSAGEGVSPENPRQLPWGRAELLRPGNDLLLLALGSMAWPARRAAERLAAEGVDVAVINARFAKPLDEDLILDLSRKCQGVMTVEENVLAGGFGSACLELLEENKLPVPVKRLGIGDEFVAHGSREELLALHRLDEKGIYEEAVSFAAHIRGEESPVAGSRFMK; encoded by the coding sequence TTGGCCGGAATACTGGATCGTGTGCAGGATCCATCGGATCTGAAAAAAATGCAAAAAGAAGAGCTGGATCAACTCTCTGCCGAAATCAGGGATTTCCTCATCGAGGTGGTCTCCGCAAACGGGGGACATCTTTCTTCCAGCCTTGGGGCAGTGGAGCTGGCGGTGGCCCTTCATCATGTTTTCTCATCACCCCGGGACAAGATCATCTGGGACGTTGGCCATCAGAGCTATGCCCACAAGGTGCTTACCGGAAGGAAGAAGGTCTTCGACACCCTGCGCATGCAGGGCGGCATCAGCGGTTTTCCCCATCGTGAGGAGAGTGAACATGACGTTTACGGAACCGGTCACAGCAGCACTTCGATCTCGGCGGCGCTCGGGCTGGCCGAGGCCCGGGAATTGAAGGGGGAAGATTGTCACGTCATTGCTGTCATCGGCGATGGCGCTCTTACGGGAGGAATGGCATTCGAGGCTTTGAATCATGCCGGGGCTCTGAAACGGGACATGATCGTGATACTGAATGACAACAACATGTCCATCGATCATAACGTGGGCAGCATCTCTTCCTATCTGGGAAGGATAAGAACCAGCCCGGGTTATACCAGGCTCAAAGAGAAGATCACTCTCTTTCTGCACCATGTACCGCTTATCGGCCCGTTGATTGCGGGTGCAACGTCCCGCCTGAAATCGGCCCTGAAACAATTGCTGATCCCCGGGATGCTCTTTGAAGAACTGGGGTTCACCTACCTGGGGCCCGTGGATGGCCATGACATCAAAAAACTGATTGCAATTTTGCAGAGGGCTGCCCGGAAGAAAGGGCCGGTTTTGATTCATGCCCTTACACAGAAAGGGAAAGGGTATATTCATGCGGAAAAAAACCCCGCCGAGTTCCATGGCGTCGGCCCATTCGATGTTTCCAGGGGACTGTCATCCCCGGTTTTACAACGGGCGCCTACCTACACGGAAGTGTTTGGCCGGACCTTGTTGGAACTGGCCGAAAAGGATGAACGGCTGGTGGCCATCACGGCGGCGATGACCGCCGGCACCGGGCTCGAATCATTTGCGGCCAGATTTCCCGAGCGTTTCTATGATGTGGGCATCGCCGAGGCACATGCGATTACCCTTGCCGCCGGCCTGGCAGTGGGTGGGATGAAGCCGGTGGCGGCAATTTACAGCACTTTCATGCAGCGGGCTTACGATCAGGTTATCCACGAGCTGGGTGTGCAGAAAATTCCCGTCGTGCTGGCCCTCGATCGCGCGGGCATCGTCGGGCGGGATGGTGAAACCCACCAGGGTGTCTTCGATCTTTCTTACCTCAGGCACATTCCCAACCTCTCCATCATGGCCCCCAAAGACGAGAATGAACTGTGTCACATGCTCAAGACGGCCTTCGATCATGAAGAAGGGCCGGTGGCCATACGTTATCCGCGATCTGCGGGCGAGGGTGTCTCCCCGGAGAACCCCCGGCAGTTGCCCTGGGGCAGAGCGGAACTTCTGCGCCCCGGCAATGACCTGCTTTTGCTGGCCCTGGGCTCGATGGCCTGGCCTGCGCGGAGGGCGGCGGAACGTCTGGCTGCCGAGGGGGTTGATGTGGCGGTGATAAATGCCCGTTTTGCCAAGCCTCTGGATGAGGATCTGATCCTGGATCTGTCCCGGAAGTGCCAGGGGGTCATGACCGTGGAGGAAAATGTACTTGCGGGTGGTTTCGGCAGCGCCTGCCTGGAGCTTCTGGAGGAAAATAAATTGCCGGTCCCGGTCAAGCGGCTGGGGATCGGTGATGAATTTGTGGCGCATGGTAGCCGGGAAGAGCTTCTTGCCCTGCACCGATTGGACGAAAAAGGCATCTACGAGGAAGCGGTCTCTTTTGCGGCCCATATCAGAGGGGAAGAGAGCCCGGTAGCCGGCAGCCGGTTCATGAAGTAG
- a CDS encoding TlyA family RNA methyltransferase produces the protein MVKKKRLDILAVDAGFFTHSRRARAEIMAGNVLVNGLVCDKPGTMVPVESEIALLPPENPYVGRGGLKIEGAARDLNFSFEGKVVLDAGASTGGFTDYALRHGAAKVYAVDVGYGQLDWKLRQDPRVINMERTNIRHLRREDLGEIPDIATVDLSFISLKKVIPVLVEIGIPEIVVLVKPQFEAARGKVEKGGVVRDPEVHQQVVNDIIEFGESLGLEHGGMARSRLKGPRGNLEFFLYFA, from the coding sequence ATGGTGAAGAAAAAGAGATTGGACATTTTGGCCGTGGATGCCGGTTTTTTCACCCATTCCCGTCGTGCCCGGGCGGAGATAATGGCCGGTAACGTGCTGGTCAACGGTCTTGTTTGTGATAAACCGGGGACCATGGTTCCCGTTGAAAGTGAGATTGCCCTCCTTCCGCCGGAGAACCCCTATGTGGGAAGGGGGGGGCTGAAAATTGAAGGCGCCGCCAGGGATCTGAATTTCAGTTTTGAAGGGAAAGTCGTTCTCGATGCAGGTGCTTCGACGGGGGGATTCACCGATTACGCTCTCCGCCATGGAGCGGCCAAGGTCTATGCCGTTGATGTCGGTTACGGGCAGCTGGACTGGAAGTTGAGGCAGGATCCACGCGTGATCAACATGGAACGCACCAATATCCGCCATCTTCGCCGGGAAGACCTGGGCGAGATCCCCGACATTGCTACCGTCGACCTTTCGTTTATTTCCCTCAAAAAAGTGATCCCGGTGCTGGTGGAGATCGGTATCCCGGAGATCGTCGTACTGGTGAAGCCGCAATTTGAGGCCGCACGGGGGAAAGTGGAAAAAGGGGGGGTGGTCAGGGATCCGGAAGTGCACCAACAGGTGGTTAATGATATAATCGAATTCGGGGAAAGCCTGGGCCTGGAACATGGAGGCATGGCCCGATCAAGGCTGAAAGGCCCGCGTGGCAACCTCGAATTTTTTCTATATTTTGCTTGA
- a CDS encoding exodeoxyribonuclease VII small subunit, whose translation MTGGKQKISFEKAMEKLETIVKKMESGKLSLEESLELFKEGIDLTTVCRELLAEAEFKVKHLLKNEEEGGRDVDDNKDLPVEGSSYDGDSDDTYRYEE comes from the coding sequence ATGACCGGGGGCAAACAGAAGATCTCTTTCGAGAAAGCGATGGAGAAACTGGAAACTATCGTCAAGAAGATGGAAAGCGGGAAACTCTCGCTGGAGGAGTCGCTGGAGTTGTTCAAGGAGGGGATCGATCTGACGACGGTCTGCAGGGAACTGCTCGCCGAAGCGGAATTCAAAGTTAAACATCTCCTGAAAAACGAGGAGGAGGGCGGCCGGGATGTCGATGACAATAAAGACTTGCCGGTTGAAGGCAGCAGTTATGACGGGGACAGCGATGATACCTACAGATATGAAGAATGA
- the recN gene encoding DNA repair protein RecN: MLRGLHVKEFALVEDLSLEFAPGFNVLSGETGAGKSIIVGAIGLVLGGRADTGQVRAGAGTARVEAIFEPAGEPTLAELGSLLKKAGIEEPGEGDPLIISREVHADGRSSIGRVNGRAVPISFLRELGDLLVDLHGQHQHQSLLRPDRHLELLDAFDAGTIHPLRGEISALLSKKKEWERELAALGQDTRERERRLDLLRFQIREIEEARLKPQEERELKEKENVLTHAERIAGAISSAYRLLSGGDFQQLSVRDQLGQVLSQINSVSRWDPSLKGIEELLEGAAAHLEEASLEIGTYRSGTTFDPRELERVQSRLDVIRGLKRKYGETVEDVLNFSEQCSRECERLQKSEEHALQLEEKIDTAGRKLASLCRRLTQRRREAAASLQKHLQQVFPDLALEKAVLEVRIGPTETGPRGADQVEFLFSANPGERPKPLVNIISGGEVARVMLALKTVFARQDPLPTLIFDEADAGIGGATVLAVAEKMADLSRYHQILTVTHSPQVASMADNHYFLFKEVEGGRTMTRARKLQPEERAREIARMLDGGIGRVNLEHAALLIERAEKYKRVFK; encoded by the coding sequence ATGCTGCGCGGATTGCATGTAAAAGAGTTTGCCCTTGTGGAAGACCTTTCCCTGGAATTTGCCCCCGGATTCAATGTTTTGAGCGGTGAAACCGGGGCGGGCAAATCCATCATCGTCGGCGCCATCGGCCTTGTTCTGGGTGGGCGGGCGGACACCGGGCAGGTTCGAGCCGGTGCCGGGACTGCCCGCGTGGAGGCCATCTTCGAGCCGGCCGGGGAACCGACACTTGCGGAACTTGGTTCCCTGTTGAAGAAGGCAGGCATCGAGGAACCCGGGGAAGGCGATCCGTTGATCATCTCCAGGGAGGTACATGCCGATGGGCGCAGCAGTATCGGACGGGTCAACGGAAGGGCTGTTCCCATTTCGTTTCTCAGGGAACTTGGGGATCTGCTGGTAGACCTGCACGGTCAGCATCAGCACCAATCCCTGTTACGCCCCGACCGGCATCTCGAACTTCTTGATGCTTTCGATGCCGGGACGATCCACCCTCTGCGGGGGGAGATTTCCGCACTGCTAAGCAAAAAAAAGGAATGGGAAAGGGAACTTGCGGCGCTGGGCCAGGATACACGGGAGAGGGAACGGCGCCTGGACCTGCTCCGCTTTCAGATCAGGGAGATCGAGGAGGCCCGCCTGAAGCCGCAGGAGGAACGGGAACTGAAAGAAAAAGAAAATGTACTGACCCATGCCGAAAGAATTGCCGGGGCCATTTCCAGTGCATATCGGCTTCTGTCGGGTGGCGATTTTCAACAATTGTCGGTCAGGGACCAGCTGGGACAGGTCCTGTCGCAGATAAATTCTGTTTCCCGCTGGGATCCTTCCCTGAAGGGAATAGAAGAATTGCTGGAAGGGGCGGCGGCACATCTTGAGGAGGCCTCCCTGGAAATCGGCACTTACCGCTCCGGAACCACTTTCGATCCCCGTGAACTGGAAAGGGTACAGAGTCGGCTGGACGTTATCCGCGGTCTCAAGCGGAAATACGGGGAGACCGTGGAGGATGTTTTGAATTTCTCCGAGCAGTGCAGCCGGGAATGCGAACGGTTGCAAAAAAGCGAGGAGCATGCGCTGCAACTGGAAGAAAAAATCGATACTGCCGGAAGAAAACTGGCTTCCCTATGCCGGCGGCTGACGCAGCGGCGCCGGGAAGCGGCTGCTTCACTGCAGAAACATCTGCAGCAGGTTTTTCCGGATCTGGCACTGGAAAAAGCAGTGTTGGAAGTCAGGATCGGCCCCACTGAAACAGGTCCCCGGGGGGCGGACCAGGTTGAATTTCTTTTTTCCGCCAACCCGGGGGAGCGGCCGAAACCCCTTGTTAACATCATATCCGGTGGTGAGGTGGCGAGAGTTATGCTGGCATTGAAAACCGTATTTGCCCGCCAGGACCCCCTGCCCACCCTCATATTTGACGAAGCTGATGCCGGGATTGGCGGTGCCACGGTGCTGGCCGTGGCGGAGAAGATGGCCGATCTTTCCCGTTACCATCAGATTTTGACCGTTACCCACAGCCCCCAGGTGGCCTCCATGGCCGACAATCATTATTTTCTTTTCAAGGAGGTGGAGGGGGGGCGCACCATGACTCGTGCGCGGAAACTTCAACCCGAAGAAAGAGCAAGGGAGATTGCGCGCATGCTTGACGGCGGCATCGGCCGGGTGAACCTCGAGCATGCCGCGCTGCTTATCGAGAGGGCGGAAAAATACAAGAGGGTATTCAAATAG
- a CDS encoding polyprenyl synthetase family protein — protein sequence MKKNVDDKRVRDRARTELGRKLDDWKFMVDEYLGRIIDRASLPEPIIAEAMNHSLLAGGKRLRPLICLAAAATFGLHAEVIMEVASAIELVHTYSLVHDDLPAMDDDDYRRGQPTCHRVYGEATAILAGDALLTLAFELLAQFGLKEGGAHHEQNALRLVHELASAAGYRELVCGQTMDLASEGRDDLSPREVEEIGRRKTAALIRAAARMGAIVGGANIGELESISRYGLFIGMAFQIVDDMLDMEGDPERMGKKTGTDLRKGKATYPVLWGREKACRRVMVLYQSAMKELEQFGSRAAALRFLAGRVVSRQD from the coding sequence ATGAAAAAAAATGTGGACGACAAACGAGTCCGTGATCGGGCCCGGACGGAACTTGGCAGAAAACTTGATGATTGGAAGTTCATGGTCGATGAATATCTGGGCAGGATCATCGACCGAGCTTCTCTGCCCGAACCGATCATCGCCGAGGCCATGAATCATTCCTTGCTGGCGGGAGGGAAGAGGTTGCGCCCGCTGATCTGCCTGGCGGCTGCCGCCACGTTCGGCCTGCATGCGGAGGTGATCATGGAGGTTGCATCCGCAATCGAACTGGTACATACATATTCGCTTGTGCACGATGATCTGCCGGCCATGGACGATGACGATTACCGGCGGGGGCAGCCAACCTGCCATCGTGTCTACGGGGAAGCTACTGCCATTCTGGCCGGGGATGCGCTGCTCACGCTTGCTTTCGAGTTGCTGGCGCAGTTTGGCCTGAAAGAAGGAGGCGCACATCACGAGCAGAACGCCCTGCGCCTGGTTCATGAACTGGCTTCAGCAGCGGGGTACAGGGAGCTTGTATGCGGGCAGACGATGGATCTGGCTTCCGAGGGGCGCGATGATCTATCGCCGCGGGAAGTAGAAGAGATCGGGCGCCGCAAGACGGCGGCCTTGATTCGCGCGGCGGCAAGGATGGGAGCTATTGTCGGTGGAGCCAACATCGGGGAACTGGAAAGCATCTCTCGATATGGCCTGTTCATCGGCATGGCTTTTCAGATCGTCGATGATATGCTGGACATGGAGGGTGATCCCGAGCGGATGGGCAAGAAAACGGGTACCGACCTCAGGAAGGGCAAGGCGACCTACCCGGTGTTGTGGGGCAGGGAAAAGGCTTGCAGGAGGGTGATGGTGCTTTATCAAAGTGCGATGAAGGAACTGGAACAGTTTGGTTCACGTGCCGCAGCCCTGCGATTTCTGGCCGGCCGGGTTGTCTCCCGGCAGGATTGA
- the xseA gene encoding exodeoxyribonuclease VII large subunit: protein MDDKRIFSVTEVNSYIRGLLETDSILSHITVAGEISNFTHHRSGHMYFTLKDERSSLRCAFFKGDNFRCKFLPSDGMNVWGIGRISVYEPSGQYQLIVDELEPAGMGSLYLAFEQLKKQLEREGLFHLRHKKPLPAYPRRVGLVTSPTGAALQDILSTAGNRFAPVQFLLVETLVQGTRAPADIVASIRRLNRLGNVDVIILARGGGSLEDLWAFNTEEVARAIFASAVPILSAIGHETDFTISDFVADHRAPTPTGAASLLFPKREDLRWQIGSLNDRLSAGLWRRVERERQRLEYIITERFYRLPYEYIGRKEEQRRELSSRLKQTFLYQLQEKAYRLANSTTRLEGLSPFKIMQRGYSFCRDEDGRLVTSVADMREGERLELTFLDGKAWARIEKIIKGNSS from the coding sequence ATGGATGATAAACGGATCTTCTCCGTAACTGAAGTCAACAGTTATATCCGGGGTCTGCTCGAGACCGATAGTATCCTATCCCATATCACGGTGGCCGGAGAGATTTCAAATTTCACTCATCATCGTTCGGGCCACATGTACTTCACTTTGAAAGATGAGCGTTCCTCGTTGCGTTGCGCCTTTTTCAAAGGAGACAATTTCCGTTGCAAATTTCTGCCTTCCGATGGGATGAACGTCTGGGGCATCGGTCGCATTTCTGTCTACGAGCCTTCTGGCCAGTACCAGCTCATTGTCGATGAGCTCGAACCTGCAGGGATGGGCTCACTTTATCTGGCTTTTGAACAACTTAAAAAACAGCTCGAGCGGGAAGGGCTCTTCCATCTGCGGCACAAGAAACCGCTTCCTGCTTACCCGCGCCGGGTGGGGCTGGTGACTTCCCCGACCGGGGCCGCCCTGCAGGACATTCTGAGCACCGCCGGGAACCGCTTTGCTCCCGTTCAATTTCTGCTGGTTGAAACTTTGGTGCAGGGAACAAGGGCTCCTGCCGATATCGTGGCCTCTATCCGCCGCCTCAACCGTCTGGGCAATGTTGATGTTATCATCCTGGCTCGCGGGGGAGGTTCGTTGGAGGATCTCTGGGCTTTCAACACCGAGGAGGTGGCCCGGGCCATATTCGCTTCCGCTGTCCCCATCCTTTCGGCTATCGGGCACGAGACTGATTTTACCATCTCCGACTTTGTGGCCGATCATCGTGCACCAACCCCTACCGGGGCGGCATCGCTCCTTTTCCCGAAACGAGAAGATCTTCGCTGGCAGATCGGTTCCCTGAATGACAGGCTTTCAGCGGGCCTGTGGAGGCGGGTGGAGAGGGAGCGGCAGCGGCTCGAATATATCATCACCGAACGTTTTTATCGTCTTCCGTACGAGTATATCGGGCGGAAAGAGGAACAGCGGCGGGAATTATCCTCGCGGCTAAAACAAACCTTTCTCTACCAGCTCCAGGAAAAAGCTTACCGTCTGGCCAATTCTACCACCAGGCTGGAAGGCCTGAGTCCCTTCAAGATCATGCAACGAGGTTACAGTTTCTGTCGCGATGAAGATGGCCGCCTGGTAACGTCCGTGGCCGATATGCGTGAAGGCGAACGGCTGGAGCTAACTTTCCTGGATGGGAAGGCCTGGGCACGGATAGAGAAGATAATAAAAGGGAACAGTTCTTGA
- the spo0A gene encoding sporulation transcription factor Spo0A gives MLRIVVADDNPEFNDLLSNFLNDEPDLEVVGSAYDGNEALSLLEEHEPDVLLLDIIMPYLDGIGVLEQLPFLPLEKMPCVIMLTAFGHESITRRAVDLGASYYILKPFDMDTLAERIRQINGAPLPVNRSAPRESVHNSNHRRQSGPPEEEITEMLYEIGIPAHIKGHLYLREAILSVVEEIELLGAITKVLYPQIAEKFQTTPSRVERAIRHAIEVAWERTNVDVIKKFFGYTISSQRGRPTNSEFIAMVADRVRLYGSKDNMNSRISGF, from the coding sequence ATGTTAAGAATTGTTGTTGCCGATGATAACCCGGAATTCAACGATCTTTTGAGCAATTTTCTTAACGATGAACCCGATCTGGAAGTGGTCGGGTCCGCTTACGATGGCAATGAGGCGTTGAGCTTGTTGGAAGAACATGAGCCGGATGTACTTCTTCTTGATATCATCATGCCGTATCTGGACGGTATCGGTGTCCTGGAACAGCTTCCTTTCCTGCCGCTGGAAAAAATGCCGTGCGTGATCATGCTCACCGCTTTCGGGCATGAGAGCATCACGCGGAGAGCAGTGGACCTGGGTGCTTCATATTACATTCTCAAACCTTTCGATATGGATACTCTGGCGGAAAGAATACGCCAGATCAACGGCGCCCCCCTTCCGGTAAACAGATCTGCCCCCAGGGAATCTGTTCATAATTCCAATCATCGCCGCCAGAGCGGGCCCCCGGAAGAAGAAATCACGGAGATGCTCTACGAGATCGGTATTCCTGCCCACATCAAGGGCCATCTCTATCTGCGTGAAGCAATACTTTCGGTTGTGGAGGAAATCGAGCTTCTGGGAGCCATAACCAAGGTCCTCTACCCGCAGATCGCCGAAAAATTCCAGACCACGCCGAGCCGTGTGGAACGGGCAATCCGCCATGCGATCGAGGTAGCCTGGGAGAGAACCAATGTAGATGTGATCAAGAAATTTTTCGGTTATACAATAAGCAGCCAACGCGGCCGGCCCACCAATTCCGAGTTCATCGCCATGGTCGCCGACAGGGTGCGGTTGTACGGCAGCAAAGATAACATGAATTCCCGCATATCGGGATTCTGA